From the Lactuca sativa cultivar Salinas chromosome 9, Lsat_Salinas_v11, whole genome shotgun sequence genome, the window GGGGGgaaattacaaaatagcccctctCTGCGGATAATTCGTCATTCCGCGTAGCCGCGTAGAGGTTCCTTTGTGGAATGCGTGTCTATAGCCGAAAATGTGTGTTTTCATGATTAAATTTTGAGATACCCTTCCCCcccaaaattttttatttatttatttttttttttactatagcTGGTATTTTCCATAATTTTTATCATTGATTAGAACAACAATTTTGTGTCCATAATTAATGTATGGTAGCTTATTATTGGGGTGCAAATGacaataatttcataatttaattgtcatatttctaaaacaaccctttttcaaaaaaaaaagtatcACATTTGCAGTTACACAATGACAtcaattttaaaacaattttttacaATCTTAATCGCCATTTCCAAAACATCAAATGACAGACCCGTTTTACTATattaaactataaacattaactggTAGCCAACCTTGAACCTTAGTCTTTGAAATGACAACAAACTTCTACGTATCAGCATCACCTCATCCATTTCTCTAATCTATAGATAAAGAATCAAGTGTTATGCTTTTTTTTGTTTAAGGACCAAAATATAATACACTCAAGAAACATCATAAATCAAGCATCTTTCTCAAAATACAATTTCAAATAACATCAAGTCGATCAAAGGTAATAATATCAAAAGCGATAATGTTAGCATGCTAAAAGCAAAGCAACTATGCTTTATTTATTAGACATGACAAtgataaaaaattacaaaaaatgatAATACGTAAACTCTTGGGAAATATTTAACTAAAAGTCATTAGAATGACAAAATCATGTAACTGAAATGGTTAAGGAAAATAGAATAATAATACACCATAAGGGCCTAGTTGGGAAGATACATTTTTAGCACATTTGTAGAAGGCTTTTAATCATCAATTAGCTAAACTGGCAAATTGAGATGCACTTTGGCTGGGGATTCTTATCCATCACCTTGTATGCATCCGCTACCTCATGTTTACAACTAAGCTTACAACTATACTAAAATCCATAAAATGCTTCATCAGGTTTGCTATATCAGATTCATACATAAGGTGCATTTTCTTGCAATTCAAGAATCATGAAAAATCATACATCACAAATGCATTAATGCATACCATGAACAATACATAGACCGAATCCTTATTGTGTCAAAACTAACACTagatcaaacaaaaaaaaaaaaaacatttcgatTGTACATGAAAAACATAGTAGTTCAATCACAACACAAAATACTTATACTGCTTTTGGTTATTTAAATACAAGAATTAGGCTTCAAGAAAAGCTTACTGAACAATGCTGAGGAattgaataatatgatttcaaGTGATTCCAGCAAATCTATCACTTCCTTTTAACATCTCGACCATTATTTGATGATAGGTAGCTTcccctaaaataaaaaaaaatgcattGTAATACATACTTTTTACAATAGGAGAATTTACAAAAATAAAGTATTTAGAGTCGATATTTGAGTTTTAAAAAGAGGAACCACAAtatgaaaagaagaagaagatctgaGTTTTACCTTAGGGGACCGAAAACATGGTTAGGGCATAATGGTTGCCAAATCTGCAAAACAATACATAAAATCTTACGGTTATAGGCACCATGATAGCATGAATCTTGCTTTCCTATCTCTCACAAACTAAAGAAatcaaattaaaatgaaaattaaaataaaaacttaaaatgagattttccaaaagaaacaAAGCCCACCTTTTGGATATAGGTCTCATACTTAGACTATGAGAAATAGCTATGGGTGCATGTGTACTTGAAAAGAGTGGTCCCATGGTATATGGTGTGACAAAGAAGCAGACAAATCCAAACCATTTACTCTTGGAACATATACGTCATTCTTCTTTAAAATACATCCTCCGCTATTACAACAAAACTCAAAATCAAAAACCGTCATCTCCATATGTACACTCTCTATTTCCTTTCATCCCCCTTTTTCGTTCAGCGCtaaaacacacacaaacatagACCATCTAGGAAGTACGATGATGATAGAGATGGTGGGCAGCGTATTGTGGCGACTGGCTGTGAGGGTGCGGCTGATGGTGGGTATTTTTAGGGATCGTagaggtttagagagagaaatatttTCCGATGGATTTGGAGTCAACATACTCAATCTGGGATTAAGGAGGGCTAAGTCAAAAGCTTCTGAGATAGATAAAGTATCAATGTATTAAAAAATTGTACATACGATTTCATATTTTGTACAATTTGCCTATATTTTAAAATTCACACGTATATTTTAAATCAAAGCAAttgtatttaaaaatttaaaattaatttatttataattgGTTGTACTTTAAGCTTAGCGATTTGAacgttttaaaaaatattatcattataTTGAACCTATTTTTAGAAGGAATAAGATTTCATTTATAATGTAGTATAGATAACTAGGTGTAAAACCCGTGGGACCCACGGTTGATTAATTTAAATAGAATTataattttgattatataataaaGGAAGATACCATAGTTAAGAAAAAATGATAAATACATAATAatagtatatttattttattaagattgtcattatttaaaatttataaattttaagcAATAATgaatttttaattataaaattttatttaaagtaATGTAATTAACATGAATAAAGCAAAAAcaataaaatattataagttaattaacattaataaatcaaatacaatatattaatataattaaatcaagttatataatttaattaattaatactaaaaataaataaaagatgatACAAAATAATTGATTATAAATTACCAAAAACTTCCTTATAAACAACATTGAAAGTTTTATTGGTTAGCTTACCATCCTTAtttaaaattaacaattttaatcCCTCTCTACTTTGAACCCTAGATAAGGCAACATATAATTGCCCATGTGAAAAAACAGGATCTTTGAGGTACAAGCCAACCTTGGATAACGACTGTCCTTGACTCTTATTAATAGTCATACCAAAACATACAGCTAATGGAAACTATCTTCTTTTGAATTTGAATGAATTTTTTTTCTGATGGCGTTAAAGAcattcttggaataaaagtcCGATTTCCAATATTAGTTCCAGATAAGATACGTGCCTCGATAACACGTTTGCCCAATGATATCACTTGGAGTCTTGTTCCATTACATAAGCCATTTTTTTGATGAATATTTCTTAGTAACATAATCGGAACACCGATTTTTAAAACTAACTTATGATTTGGTAGACCCGAAACTTTGAGACCATTTAAAACATCAGGTGAGTATAAATCTGCATCAAAATGATCATGGACAAATTCAGATTAGCATATACTATCTGAACTTAAATATTCAACCTCATCACCTGGAAACTTCAATAGCAAACGATCATTTATTTCCTGAACCACTTCATTCTTTGGAGCTAGTATTGCTCTTTcttgaaaataacttgtattgtTGTAATTATCCAAAATCGAAGGATATACAAACTCAATTAATGAACCTATAGGATCATTTGAATCACTAATGAGAATATCATCCGGAATATCAATAACCGTTTCACCGTCATTCTGACCACCAAGTTTGCCTTCTCCTATATCCAATAGCCGTTCTGCAAAATCTCTTATTTTTTCTACAGCAGACTGATCCCTTCCAACCGTTAGCCTCATGTTTTTTGTTAACTTATGGATTTTGCAATGTTGCCATAAATATGAAGAACTTAAAGAAGCATTAACAATGTTTTGTCTGCTGCCACCCGGAATAACAGGCAAAATTTGTCTGAAATCTCCTCCAAAAACAATAACTTTCCCTCCAAATGGAATATTCGACTCGGTAGAATATTCAGACCTCAATACATCTAACTTCGATCTAAAGCTTCAAATGCATGCTTATAGACCATAGGTGCTTCATCCCAAATTATCAAAGATGTTTTTCTCAATAAGCTAGCGAGCTCACTACTTCGATTTATTTTACATACAAAATCCTCAGTAAGTTCAAATGGAATTATAAATCGAAAGTGGGCTGTTCTACCTCCGGGAAATAATAACGAAGCAATTCCACTTGAAGCAACATTTAAAACGATATGACCATCACATCTAATTGCTGTAGATATTGTCTTCCATAAAAAAGTTTTACCTGTTCCACCATAACCATAAACAAAGAAGACACctcctttattttttttaactgcaCCCATGATATCAAGGAAAATGTCACGTTGCTCATTTGTTAATGCAAGAAACATACGGTCAAACTCAGTCTTTATAATGGAAATGTCATAATTTAGCTCCTCGGTGATAAGTCGATTGTTTGAAGAAGAAACAGAATCAACGTCCGGGTAAGacatgtttttataatttttgagAGTGTTGTTGTTACGAAGTAAAATCTGTTCTATCTCGTACAGAGTTAAGTTCATAAGCCGATCTTCACTAAGAGTTAAGCCTGGAGgacaaaatattaaattaattacatatattattaacaatatttacttataattaaaattttatcaaatgcatgttagaaaataaataatttaatttttaaataaataataataataaaattttaataccTGATAACTTTAATCTCTGTCGTTGATTATAAAGAATTCCATCTGCCAAATACTTCCATGTATTTTCCCAAACAACTTCTGGTTTAGACATACTGTTAGACATCAACAATGTGGCAAATACGAATCGTAGATAAAAACCAGATCCATAATGACTTGCTTCTTTAATTGCATCGATGTATTCTTTGTCATCATCCAAGAGCCCAAGAGCATAACAAGCATCTCTAAAAGACAAACATTCTTCACCATTTACTGTGCGAATCTCTTCAAATGATCTTGGACCTTTCACTTTATTTAAaagaatccttaagaaataaGCTTCCTCTAGATTAGGTGAAACCGAATGAATTCTACCAATGCACTTTCCTACTTCCCTAGGCTTCCAAAACCTATCCTTACGATTCCATTTATAATGTAGTATAGATAATCAGGCTTTGACTTCATTAAGACTAAAGAATGTGGCCCATGCAAAGCATAATTGTACAGTCTACTATGGAATCAGAATACACTGCTACTTGAGAAACTGGAATCAAACATAATTTGATGAATGAGTTTATTGAAAAACTAATTTGATTCCTTCCATTCAATGATCACATAGAAAATTTTTGTGAGTTCAAGAGTATACTTTCTCAAGCTAAGAAACTCTATGTGATATTAGAACTTGTATCACTCTTACTCTCCAAGAT encodes:
- the LOC128129080 gene encoding uncharacterized protein LOC128129080 encodes the protein MGWEALKELMIEEGDAFISDSTLINLDEHNNFKEAMAGSESAKWKVAMDREIQSMFWKPREVGKCIGRIHSVSPNLEEAYFLRILLNKVKGPRSFEEIRTVNGEECLSFRDACYALGLLDDDKEYIDAIKEASHYGSGFYLRFVFATLLMSNSMSKPEVVWENTWKYLADGILYNQRQRLKLSGLTLSEDRLMNLTLYEIEQILLRNNNTLKNYKNMSYPDVDSVSSSNNRLITEELNYDISIIKTEFDRMFLALTNEQRDIFLDIMGAVKKNKGGVFFVYGYGGTGKTFLWKTISTAIRCDGHIVLNVASSGIASLLFPGGRTAHFRFIIPFELTEDFLDVLRSEYSTESNIPFGGKVIVFGGDFRQILPVIPGGSRQNIVNASLSSSYLWQHCKIHKLTKNMRLTVGRDQSAVEKIRDFAERLLDIGEGKLGGQNDGETVIDIPDDILISDSNDPIGSLIEFVYPSILDNYNNTSYFQERAILAPKNEVVQEINDRLLLKFPGDEVEYLSSDNLYSPDVLNGLKVSGLPNHKLVLKIGVPIMLLRNIHQKNGLCNGTRLQVISLGKRVIEARILSGTNIGNRTFIPRMSLTPSEKKFIQIQKKIVSISWEATYHQIMVEMLKGSDRFAGIT